From the Argentina anserina chromosome 3, drPotAnse1.1, whole genome shotgun sequence genome, the window TAATAGTACAAGAAATTTGATTCAGTGATTTCCTCTTTTGGATTCACTGAAAATCTAGTTgatgagtgtgtttatttaaaaacagttggagatcaatttattttattagtactatatgttgatgatatacttTTGGCTAGCAGCAATCTAAAACTGCTAAAAGATACCAAAAGCTTTCTGTCAAAgaattttgacatgaaagatctAGGTGAAGCATCATATGTACTAGGGATTGAGATTAAAAGAGATAGAGCACAGAAACTGTTGGGATTGTCCcaagaaaattacatttctaAAGTTCTGAAGAGATTTAGTATGGAACAATGCTCTGGAGGAGAAGTTTCAATGTCTAAAGGTGACAAGCTCACAAAAGGTCAACAGCCACAAACTGAAACTAAGAAGGAGAACATGAAGTCAAAGCCTTATGCAAGATTAGTTGGAAGCCTCATGTATGCTCAAGTTTGCACAAGACCTGACTTAGCTTTTGCAGTTGGGATGTTATCAAGGTTTCAATCTAATCCAGGTTATGAACACTGGGTTGCAGGAAAAAATGTGTTGAGGTATCTACAGAAGACAAAGAATCACATGCTAGTTTACAGACAAGTCAAGGATTTGAAGGTTATTGGATTTTCAGATTCTGATTTTGCAGGGAATTACCCTGATTCAAAGAAGTCCACTTGTGGATATGTGTACATGCTAGCAGGAGGAGCTATTGCTTGGAAAACCATGAAGCAGTGATTGATCACAACCTCAACCATGCAAGCTGAGTACATAGCAGTATATGAAGTAGTGTGTGAAGGGGTATGGATAAGAAATTTTTTACAGCAGACTCAAGCACTCAATCACATTGTGGAAGACGAATTGGAAGTTTTTTGTGACAATGAGGCAGCTGTGTACTTCTGCAAGAACAATAAGAGATCTAGTAATTCCAAGTATATAGATTTAAAGTATTACAGTGTTAGAGAGAGGGTTAAAAGGGGTGAGTTAGTGGTTCTAAGCATAGATACAAACTCACAACTAGCTGATCCTTTCACAAAAGCATTACCAGTTAAAGTGTTCAAGAAACACATAGAGAGCATAGGCATTTTGCCTAACTTAGATGCTTTAGGTTAGTGGGAGCTAAGTCCAGTAGGAGcaaactaaaatttacaagTTTTGAGTTCTTGTTTTAATTATCTTTGTGATAacagttttctttgttttaaataAAGTCTTGAGGTATTTCAGAATTGTTATGGCATGCTGCAGTTTTACATTAGTTTCTGAAAACTTATACAAATAAGTTACAAttgtatatatacttgcaTATCAGATGACTTTAATCATGTATAGCATGATGATATGGTTCAAGCAAGTTATAAAGTCATTGGTGTCCAGTTTATTGCTTGAAGTTCTGGTTTTAGAACATACAGTAGgacttgatatatatatatattctatacTTGTTAatacacattatatatatatctcaatacTGAGGTTTTTGACATATGTATTTTGCAGAAGCTTATGTTGTAGCAAAGAAACTCTGCATTTTtgttaaagtgtaactcgtttctTGTTCTGCATAAGTAACTGCAAGGTGACCATGTTGTGATGGGATTTTTGATTCAATTGTTTCTGGCGCGCACTACAGTAGGTAGTATAGTTTCTGACATTACAGgaacttgattttcataaaCCGAAAGTGATTGTCAAAGTGGGAGAttgttagatcaattttggacatatcacatattatatgattatcatgtttaatgtcataatctatttctatatggaaacaaagatagtaACAAATCTAGTTACTAATGATTTCgtgtattatatcattatggtaaggaatcctaatttaagtctaaaagcaagactacaaatcagtattgaatcaggaatctaaataagatgtctttaatggaatgactcttaagggttaaagattctctatatatagattgTAAACGTCTCTGTTATCACTACGAGTTATTTGCGTAAGTTTTTGTCCATTGAGAAAACAGAGAGTAGTGACTAACAGAAGACCTTGCCTAGCACCTTGTGACTTCGGATTAAGGCACAATGGATCATGGTGTCGTCGTTCATGAAGATGGTAAGTTAATCTCATTGACTAAGTTAATgattagttgttatgcatatgatctttcgttttgtactcatatcatataatttaatttacatagaACAGTCGGGAAAACTGAGGACAGTCGAGAGCAATGTGAACAACTCTCAACCGATGGGATATGGTGCATATGTGTGGAATTAATAAGTCTCAACACATCCCACATCACCGATTAACTCCCCCATCACAGCAAAACAAccttaaacacttcaattcGTCAAAAATCCTCTCCCAAACCAAGACATTAAGGCGAGTACCCTCTCCCTCGTGTTTGTCACAAGGCACGTTTTATTTTAGGTACAAGTACAACTAACTTGCTCTTTTTTCTACAGCCACGTGGGAGCTTATCAATCTATATGCGAAGTGATTtatgaaacaaaaacaaaaaattaccCAAAACAGTACATTGTCGATCTCATGTTCACTAAACAAAGAACTTAAAAAACTAGCTATCACGCTTGTGGTATTGAAATAGTACGCGCCTACACACGTCTGAGTCCGAAAAGCTTTCTCTCTTCCCTGTCCGGCGGCGAGCCCTTTTGCCGTCGTCGGACAAGCTTTGTTGCCTTCGTTGGGGTTGGGTCGGGAGATTATAGTGCTTGGTGTGGTGAAGAAGAGGGAGATGGTGGCGACTTTTGGGATCGGATCTAATGCTCACTGGTCTAGTCGGTGGCGATGCATGTCTCTGGGACGCTAGAAACGGTGTAAGATGGACGATCTCGTGGCGGCGTGGAGGGGATCTAATCACCATGTCGGATTTGGAACTGGATCGTCTTTTTTCGATCTGATTTGGTGATTCGATGGTGTGGTCGGAATAGTCGTTCATTGTCGAATGAGGACGTTTGGATGGCTCCGGTGGTCTGGCGATCTTTGCACTGCGACAGCGGTGGCGACCGAAAGGCTGTGGCGGCAGTCAAGTAGGGTCGGCTCCATTGGTGGCAGATTGTCTCCTTGTTTCTTCGGTTGTGGCCTCGATTTAGGCTAGTCTCATTTTCTTGGGCCGTGCCTGGGTCAATAAAGGTAGCCCAACTAGGGCGCTTATGTTATTTCTACTTTGTTTGTTGGTAGTAGGGTTTACGTTGTTGAGTTCAATAAATCAAAGGGGGCTTTGTCCTAGTGTCTGCACTCTCTATACCCGATCTACTCTACATGGGTGGCGAGTTCCTTGTTTTGTCAAATTGTCACTGCCTCCTAATTATAGGATGAAACTTAGTGTCACTGGTATTTTCCATTGGCAACATGGTAGGAAAGCTTATTTGGTAATTTATGGCTCTGCATGAGCACTGTCTTTCTGTTATATCGCCAAATTTGTAAAGCAAATGGTTGTGTCATTGATGCACACCTTGCTACAAGGTGCTTGCTAGAATAAATAGGTTATGTAGCGACGTCTGATATTATTTCGAGACGTTCTTACAGTAATGGGTTTAGGCTCAATGTCCCCCCTTATATTCTGCGGTTTCATTAATGGATACGGCGTGAGGGCAACCGATAgcccatttcaaaaaaaaaaaaaaacaaacaaacaaagaacTTTTGTTCTGAAAATCTCATTTCCGGAAGTGGTTCGAGTCAACAACACCCGGAAGTGCTTCAATTGTTGACTTCATAATAATTTGAAGTCATCCTCGGAGTAGTCTAGGACTTCTTTCAACTAAACTCAGTGGTTCACCACATGCCACAGACTAGTGGAAAGATGTATAGGAAATCAAATCTCCATTATTCCATTTACTATTTTTGCTCGGCTATTAAAGCTGGGATTCTTGTTTATGCTTACCCCCTTTCTCTGTATCAAAAAGCTGGACTTCATATCGTTTTTGCCAAAAATTTGATGCTTCTTCTGGGGTTCGAAAAGTCCATATGTGAGTCTTGGCTTTCTCACGAGTTTCCAAAATTTCCTGCATTCAGAAAAGTCAGCTTATTAAAAGCTGCTGAGTGGCATTCATCAAGAGAAAGACTCAGAGAACCATATCCTTATTAGATAGCAGATAGCTGTCAGATTGTCAAAACTGAAATACAGACAAAGCAGTCGAAAATATTCAAGCTcgcaaaagaaaagaaaacatctaaaaaaacttgaaattgGATAAGTTACTGCAAGCAGCATCTCTACATGGAACCTCAAGACGGCTTATGAAGATCAAACGAAATTAGGGCAACTCAATCTCCGCTTGCATATGATACATGAATCTGCCATGACACAAGGGGGAAAAGTCAACTGGATCTATGGATAGTAATCTAGGCACCAATCCAATACAGAAAGGCACAAAAAGTGCACTCTGCCCTATATGGATAGGGGGAAATGAACTTTGTCAATAAAGCAGGAGGAGCAGAGTGAAAGCATGCCCTTATTGCGGGTAAACTTTGGCATTCTGGGCCAACCACATTCGGGATGTCCAAGTTCTCTATctacataaatattaatttttgcAGTTTGAAATGGAACTCAAGGGTTTTGTATTTCACATGTGGGGACCACAAACACCGGTTAAAATTGCAACTATGTACACAAGACACACTTGCATGATCTCTGAATGCATCAATCACAAGGACTACTTCCAGTCTAGACTGGCCTACAAAGCCAATACAGCAACTAAAGGTTCATATAAGTCAAAAGAATTTGATCAGATTCTGGTATTGCAAGAGAATGCATACTCTGTGTCAACTAACAGTGAGAATCTAAAATGTTTGTGCGAAGTAGTCGACAGATCACATTCGCAATTCTAATAGACACTCTACTATCTGTATTAACATTTACGGGCTTTATATATTCTTCAATATTACTGATCAGCTGCTCCAAATAGAATCAGAACAAGCTGCTCCAAATAGAATCAGAACAAGCTGCTTTATTATTCTGCCCATCATACATCCTTACCCAGATGGATACGACACAACTACCAATTAGCTTCTACTTACAAGGCAGGAAAACCCAACTAATTATATGAGGACATAATTTATACAGGATATCAACAAGTTGATGAAATAATAATATGTATTTAGCATCCAAATGCCTTAATAAAGAAACTTGAAATTGATTGTACTCTCTGAATAAGTGATGGTTAACACCAATCTGATTTGTTACAAAGCAAAATATACACTGCAGGTCAGCCTAGGAAGGTTAAGAAGTGTCAGAAACTCAACATCACATTGTGAAATGACTTAAATGGATGAGGTCCAAGAGTAGAAAGCTGATGTGATGTGGCTTGTGGATACAAGAACTTAAAATAATCTTGAGGTTTCCACAAAAGTAATTTGTTCTGTCAGAATGCAGCaaacaaattgaaaaaaaaaactcattaaCTGCGagttataagttataactaCTGATTAGTATAAAATTAGGTTTTGTTCCATTCAACAGTACCAACAGTCCTAAGTACTTTATTTGGTACCTCACGTAGGCAATACCGGTCTGATAAATCATCAAAATGCAAAAACACAATAAAGCAATCTAACCATTAGCTATAGAAATTTCAAATATCAGAATAAAACAGAATGAAACAGAATTTCTTCAGACACAAACCTGCTGTTCAGCTTGCGGCTTTGTCTTCAGAGTTAAACAATCCACCAGAGCACTCCATTTTCCGCCGCAGTTATCAAGAGTCCCTAGCCTATAATACTGCTGCATCTGATGAACCGGAGCTGCCATAACATGAAATTTACAATCACCGAATCGAAGAAAGAACagcaaccaaaacagaaaagagAATCACAGAACAGAAAATTAGAACACAGCCCATGTTTTGGGTagttttggaaactagtaatCAAAGTCATGCTCCTATATCCAGAGTAAAACCCAGAAAAGCCCATGAGTTTAACATAAGAATTGAATGGCAAAAGATAAAGTATAGGGATTTTGAAGTAATCGAATCGAAGTGGGAATGAAAAATGTAAAACAAGAGTGTGGGAAAGAGCATACAGTAACAAAACCAGAGAGCGTCGAAGCATGTTCGGCACGATAAGGTACGCTTTGTAATTGAAGGAGAAGGGACTCCTTCGCCTGAAGACatggctctctctctctctctctctctcattcaaTGCTCCCTTCAAAAACTAAGGGGACTCTGCCTTTTCTCgttttattttctaaaagGGCTAAGGTCCAGTTTGGCAGGGATTCCTCACCTGCTTTTGGGGTCAAAAGTGATTATGGATAAATCACATCGTGTTTGATGAGATaccaaatttttgtttttgggcaTTCCGCTTCTCCCAACAGCAGTATTGGAGAAGCAGTCCCTGCGTTGCTTTTCAAAGCTGAATTTgggaaaaaaaacacagagaTAGCTATTGTAGTCTTTTAATGAAATTTCCAAAATCCCAATTTTGTCCTTATAATCCGCATAACAGCCAAACCCTACGAAAAACGGCCACCACCGGACCCAGTGATTGTGCTGAGAGGCCACCGTGCTTCTGTCACGGACCTCTGTTTCCACCCATCTCAACCTTTCCTATACACCTGGTACCATTCTAATCCAATCTCATACCTCATGATTATCATTCTCTGCTCCTAAAATTTCACctatctaattaaatttcatgctCGCTTTTCTCTTCCAGTTTCGCAGACTGTGAGTTGCGGATTTGGGACACTCACTGGAATCGGACCATAGCATCCGCAGGGTATTTGATTTAGTGTCATTTCAAATTTAGTTGAtggtttaatttaattttggaGAGTAGAAGAATGAAACTTGTTTATGCAGGGTGCATAGTGTGGCACATGGAGTTGCTGCTGTTGCTTGTAGCTCTTCAATTGGAGCTAAAAAAGTTATcaggtgattttttttgttcaccTATCTTTGTTCATTTAGTGGTTCCTTTTGTGgttttagaaaaataaatgagATTTGAGAATGTATTTGTAGCCAGGGAAGGGATGGAACTGTGAAATGCTGGGATATTGGAGATGGAGGTTTATTCAGGTTGTTAGCGAATTCTTATGGTTTTCGACTGTGGTTATTTAATTCGAAATTGTTGTATCATGTTAAGAACAAGAATTGAGTGATTTTACATGCCTACATGTTGCCTTGCAGGACTCCCTCTGTGACGATCGCGACGAATGCTTACCACTGCTGT encodes:
- the LOC126788551 gene encoding uncharacterized protein C227.17c, which gives rise to MSSGEGVPSPSITKRTLSCRTCFDALWFCYSPVHQMQQYYRLGTLDNCGGKWSALVDCLTLKTKPQAEQQEILETREKAKTHIWTFRTPEEASNFWQKRYEVQLFDTEKGGKHKQESQL